From the genome of Polynucleobacter sp. AM-7D1:
AAGCTAATATTCATTTCCCAACAAGACAAGACTTTATTTTGGAAAATATGGATAGAGTGGCTCTAGCGCCAACTCCAAAACCAAAGATGCGTTAGGTCTGCTGTAGGTTGACCCGACTTCTTTTATTTGCTGGCTGCTGCTCTTAATGCGTCTCTCGTAGTGATGGCCACTTTTCTAGCTGCTGCAGCAAAATCACTACCTGAGCTTGCATACAAGATTGCTCTGGAGGAGTTGATCATCATCCCTATGCCCGGTTTGTCGGAGATTTTTCCGGCCTGAACAGTAGCATCGATATCACCACCTTGAGCGCCAATACCTGGAATAAGCAAAGGCATTTCGCCCACAATCACTCGCACCTTGGCAATTTCCTCGGGGAAGGTTGCGCCAACCACGAGGCTGATTTGGCCTGAGTTATTCCACTCTTTTGCAGCGAGTTTGGCAACGTGCAGATAAAGCGGTTCACCATTCGGGCCCACATTCAAGAACTGAAGGTCTGACCCTCCCGGATTGGAGGTGCGACATAAAACAATCACGCCCTTGCCGGCATGTTTTAAATAAGGCTCTATTGTGTCAAAGCCCATATAGGGGTTGACGGTAACCGCATCTGCACCATAACGTTCAAAAGCCTCTAAGGCATAGTGGTCGGCAGTGCTGCCGATGTCACCACGCTTAGAGTCCAAGATGACTGGGATATGGGGGTACTTATCTTTCAGGTATCTAGTCAGCTTTTCTAGTTGGGCTTCAGCCCTTTGCGAAGCGAAGTAGGCAAACTGGGGCTTAAAGGAGCAAGCGGTATCCGCAGTGGCATCAGCGATCTCGCGGCAGAACTCAAAAATCCCTTCAGGCTTACCCTGAAGTACAGTGGGTAAGCGCTTCGGATCTGGATCAAAGCCCACGCACAACATGCTGCCTTGGGAAGCCCATGCGGACTGGAGTTGCTGGCTAAAGGTATTTGGGCTTGAGTTCATTGGAATTGAGCTTATTTTAGTGAAACTGTCATGATCTATAGGATAAACTAGCGACCATTCCTTAGGAGTTCACCATGATCAACTTGTTCGTCCTGCAAAATGGCCGCCTCTCTCAAGAGCAAGTGGAAGATCGCAATGAATTGTTGCAATACTCCAACCCTATCTGGATCGATGTGGTTGACCCTGAAGAGGAAGAGCTCCTGTGGATTAAAGAGGCTTTTGGCGTTCTTTTGCCTGAATTAGATGATTTGGGTGACTTAGAAGCTTCTGCGCGGTATTTCGAGGCTGATGACGGCCATCTCCATATTCGTACCGACTTCTTGTTGGATGAGGAAGAAACTTCTCGCAACGTGCGAGTCGCTTTCGTGATGACCAAGCAAGTCTTGTTCTCTATTCATGATGAAGATTTGCCGGTATTCCGTTTGGTGCGTTTGCGTGCTCGTTTGCGCCCAGGTTCAGTGAGTAATGCAAAAGACGTTTTGCTGGATTTGTATTCCACTGATGCTGAATATTCTGCCGATGCTTTGGAAGAGGTTTATGAAAACCTCGAGCAAGCCGGTAAGCGTGTTCTGCAAGATGACATTACTGATAATGATGCAGAAGAAGTGCTCGAAACGATTGCTAAGGAAGAGGATACCAACGGACGTATTCGTCGTAATGTGATGGATACCCGCCGGGCATTATCTTTTTTAATGCGTAGCAAATTATTGTCTGATGAGCAGCAAGAAGAAGCGCGTCAGATTTTGCGAGATATTGACTCACTTGAAAACCATACCGCGTTCTTGTTCGATAAGATTAACTTCTTAATGGATGCGACAGTTGGTTTTATTAATTTGAACCAAAGTAAGATCATCAAGATATTCTCGGTGGTATCCGTCGCCTTAATGCCACCTACTTTATTGGCGAGCGTATGGGGTATGAACTTCCGCTACATGCCTGAACTAGAGCAGACTTGGGGTTATCCAGTTGCCATTATTTCTATGGTGATCTCTGCGATGATTCCATTGGGCTACTTCCGCCATAAGGGCTGGCTAAGCTCACGCTAATTCTGTAGTGCTGCCTTATTAGGCGTTTTTGGGTTTCAGTATTTCCAAGAATTGAGATAAGGCAAAATCCCGCGCCTGTTCTCGTACGATTTGACGATCGCCCTTGAAGTGTTTGGTCAGTGTGACGGTATTGATGACATCATTTCCAATACTCTCTTTAATTGCCCAGCCAAAGCAGACGGTACCAATCGGTTTTTCTGGTGAGCCACCTGTTGGCCCAGCAATGCCAGTAATAGAGATAGCGGCATTGACATGTGCATTGTGTAGAGCTCCCTCAGCCATCGCTTTAGCAACTT
Proteins encoded in this window:
- the corA gene encoding magnesium/cobalt transporter CorA, with translation MINLFVLQNGRLSQEQVEDRNELLQYSNPIWIDVVDPEEEELLWIKEAFGVLLPELDDLGDLEASARYFEADDGHLHIRTDFLLDEEETSRNVRVAFVMTKQVLFSIHDEDLPVFRLVRLRARLRPGSVSNAKDVLLDLYSTDAEYSADALEEVYENLEQAGKRVLQDDITDNDAEEVLETIAKEEDTNGRIRRNVMDTRRALSFLMRSKLLSDEQQEEARQILRDIDSLENHTAFLFDKINFLMDATVGFINLNQSKIIKIFSVVSVALMPPTLLASVWGMNFRYMPELEQTWGYPVAIISMVISAMIPLGYFRHKGWLSSR
- a CDS encoding CinA family protein, with product MKNNNDPQHELARAVALTLTSRGWKIALAESCTGGLVCATLTDLAGSSDWLERGYITYSNAAKSECLDVPVEIIESFGAVSEQVAKAMAEGALHNAHVNAAISITGIAGPTGGSPEKPIGTVCFGWAIKESIGNDVINTVTLTKHFKGDRQIVREQARDFALSQFLEILKPKNA
- the pyrF gene encoding orotidine-5'-phosphate decarboxylase is translated as MNSSPNTFSQQLQSAWASQGSMLCVGFDPDPKRLPTVLQGKPEGIFEFCREIADATADTACSFKPQFAYFASQRAEAQLEKLTRYLKDKYPHIPVILDSKRGDIGSTADHYALEAFERYGADAVTVNPYMGFDTIEPYLKHAGKGVIVLCRTSNPGGSDLQFLNVGPNGEPLYLHVAKLAAKEWNNSGQISLVVGATFPEEIAKVRVIVGEMPLLIPGIGAQGGDIDATVQAGKISDKPGIGMMINSSRAILYASSGSDFAAAARKVAITTRDALRAAASK